DNA sequence from the Amycolatopsis sp. Hca4 genome:
CCCGTGCGTGAGCACCACCAGGTGCAGCCCGGCGAGCAGCCACCCGGCCGCCATCAGGCCCAGCGCGCCGAAGACCGCGCGCGGCCCGGGCAGCGGCACGTCCTTGCCCGTGCGCCGCCGCACGATCGCGGCCACCAGCCGGGTCAGCGGCGGGGTGCCGATCACCAGCAGGCCGGCCACCAGCAGCGGCACGACCACCCACCACGCGGGCTGGACCGCGGCCAGCGCGGGCACCGCCACCGCACCGACCGCCAGGCCGGCAACCGTGGAGACGAGCACGCTGGCCAGGAACGCACTCGCCAGCAGGCCGGGCGGCTCGCGCAGCCGGCGCGCGAGATCGGCGTGCGCGACGGCCGGCCACAGGCCGCCGGGCAGGTAGCGGCCCAGCCCGGCGACGAAGTACACCTTCGCCGCGACCGGTGTCGCCAGCCGGCAGCCGGACGCCGTGAGCAGCGCCCGCCAGCCCAGCATGCCGAGCCACCCGCCCGCCGCCGCGATCGCGACCGCGGCGGCGAACCGGCCCCAGCCCAGCGACGTCACCACGGGGACGACGTCGCCGCGGTGGGTGACCAGCTGGTACCCCAGTAACCCCAGCACCGCGGCGTAGCAGCCGGCCCGCACCACGGCGAACAGCCCGCGCCGGGTCACCGCCCACCGGCCAGCGAGATCCGGGTCCGCTGCAGGTCGTGGTCGGACAGCCCGGCCGGGTCGTCGAACCCGTAGTCGTGCACCCGCACACCCGGCGTGGTCAGCGTCCAGTCCAGCCGCCACAGCGGGGCGGACGCCGGCCAGGACCCCGGGTAGAGCGACGAGCTCGCCCGGCCCGCGTCCACGAGCGTGCCGCGCAGGCCGTCGAGGTCGCCCATGGCCGGGCTGGTGTTGAAGTCACCCGCGACGAGCAGCGGGTTCGGGTTCGCGGCGACGTCCTCGGCGAGCCCGGCCAGCTGGGCCTTGCGCAGGCCGTCCCGCGCGTGGACGTAGCTGTAGAAGCCGTGGCTCAGCGGGTTCCGGGTGACGTCGACCTGCACCGGCAGGTGGACGTTGTAGACGCTC
Encoded proteins:
- a CDS encoding lysylphosphatidylglycerol synthase domain-containing protein, which encodes MTRRGLFAVVRAGCYAAVLGLLGYQLVTHRGDVVPVVTSLGWGRFAAAVAIAAAGGWLGMLGWRALLTASGCRLATPVAAKVYFVAGLGRYLPGGLWPAVAHADLARRLREPPGLLASAFLASVLVSTVAGLAVGAVAVPALAAVQPAWWVVVPLLVAGLLVIGTPPLTRLVAAIVRRRTGKDVPLPGPRAVFGALGLMAAGWLLAGLHLVVLTHGLPTGGLPGAAVLAGGFALASVAGVLVVVLPAGLGAREAVLGLALTAALAGPPVPAVVAVVAMSRLVVTAADLLAAGAAAFVRLAPEPVGVTPSAAE